TAGCCCTGGTCATGGCAGCCTGCATGGCGCTGAGCCTGGCCGCCTGCGGCGGCAACACCAGCACGCCCACGGGCTCTACCCCCGCGGGTGATTCCACCCCGGCTTCCGGCAGCACCACCGGCGCTTCCGGCGTGACCGTGCAGATCGGACCCAACCCCGAGACCATCGACCCCGCGCTGAACAGCGCCATCGACGGCGCCAACATGCTCATCACCTTCTTTGAGCCCCTGCTCATTGTGGATGAGAACAACACCGTGCAGCCCGGCCAGGCCGAGAGCTACGATGTGAGCGAGGACGGCCTTACCTGGACCTTCCACCTGCGCGACGGCCTGAAATGGTCCGACGGCACCGACATGACCGCGGAAGACTTTGTTTACACCTTCCAGCGCGTGGCTGACGTGAACACCGCGGCCCCCTATGCCGCCACCGCCGTGGGCATGATCAAGGGCTTTGACGACGCCCAGGGCAACCCCGACGCCGAGGGCAAGCCCACCACCGAGCCGGACGCCACCAAGCTGGCTGTTTCCGCCCCGGACGCCAAGACCTTTGTGGTGGAGCTGTCTTATCCCTGCACCTACTTTGACAAGCTGGCTGCGTTCGCCACCCTGAGCCCCGTGCAGAAGGCCACCGTGGACGCCAACGGCGACAGCTGGGCCACCGCCCCTGAGAGCTATGTGTGCAACGGCCCCTACATGATCGACGAGTGGACCGTGGGCGAAAAGATCGTTGCCAAGAAGAACCCCAACTACAAGGGCGGCTGGGATACCAGCAAGATCGTGTCTGATACCATCACCTTCCTGCTGATCGAGGACTCCACCGCTTCCTACACCGCTTACCAGAGCGGCCAGGCCCAGCTGGTGAAGGACGTTCCCACCGAGGAGATCCCCAGCCTGACCAAGGTTGAAGATGGCGGCGACTTCTATGTGGATCCCATCATGGGCACCTACTACCTGAGCATGCAGACCCAGAAAGAGCCCTTCAACGACGCGAACGTGCGCAAGGCCCTGAGCCTGGCGATCGACCGTGATTTTGTGGCCAATACCCTGATGCAGGGCACCTACAGCCCCGCTTACACCCTGACCGGCCCCGGCATCACCGACGCCGACGGCAAGAGCGCCTACATGGATAAGTCCAACACCGAGTACCTGCCCGCCGACTACGAGACCTCCAAGAAGATGGCCCAGGAGGCTTTGGCCGCGGCCGGCTACCCGAACGGCGAGGGCTTCCCCGCCATCACCTACTCCACCAACGACGCCGGTTACCACAAGGTGGTCGCCGAATACCTGCAGCAGTGCTACCAGGAAGTTCTGGGCATCACCCTGAACGTGGAAGTGGTTGAGTGGGGCTCCTTTACCCCGCTGCGCCGCGCCGGCGATTACGAGATGAGCCGCAACGGCTGGGTCTTTGACTACAACGACCCCTCCAGCATGCTGGAGCTGTTCATGACCGGCAACGGCAACAACGACGGCAAATACTC
This window of the Oscillospiraceae bacterium genome carries:
- a CDS encoding ABC transporter substrate-binding protein, with the protein product MKKMLALVMAACMALSLAACGGNTSTPTGSTPAGDSTPASGSTTGASGVTVQIGPNPETIDPALNSAIDGANMLITFFEPLLIVDENNTVQPGQAESYDVSEDGLTWTFHLRDGLKWSDGTDMTAEDFVYTFQRVADVNTAAPYAATAVGMIKGFDDAQGNPDAEGKPTTEPDATKLAVSAPDAKTFVVELSYPCTYFDKLAAFATLSPVQKATVDANGDSWATAPESYVCNGPYMIDEWTVGEKIVAKKNPNYKGGWDTSKIVSDTITFLLIEDSTASYTAYQSGQAQLVKDVPTEEIPSLTKVEDGGDFYVDPIMGTYYLSMQTQKEPFNDANVRKALSLAIDRDFVANTLMQGTYSPAYTLTGPGITDADGKSAYMDKSNTEYLPADYETSKKMAQEALAAAGYPNGEGFPAITYSTNDAGYHKVVAEYLQQCYQEVLGITLNVEVVEWGSFTPLRRAGDYEMSRNGWVFDYNDPSSMLELFMTGNGNNDGKYSNATYDQLMKDTQIADVEKRFENLHKAEDAAMADYAMIPVAYYNDFWLQSPTLKGSWHSPYGYWYLQYAYVEG